A genome region from Methanobacterium formicicum includes the following:
- a CDS encoding MBL fold metallo-hydrolase, whose translation MTSIDFFGGVDEIGGNKIRVNDDKTSFFFDFGMGFSQANDYLSEFLQPRKANGICDFIELGLLPYIEGIYREDYLRHVGLPYPSEPSVDGVLISHSHVDHVAYVHHLREDIPIYLTNESHLILKALEETGAASFSEYLHLKKSFYLEPKKRGDGYMRSRANVVDRDIHVVKPYQKFEIGNFKIKSAPVDHSLPGATAYIGENEEDTIVYTGDLRFHGRHPELTNKFVKEAKKSNPTIMISEGTRIDSQTSVNEFDIEKRAVESVNRCQGLVVVNYPVRDLDRLLTFYKVAEDTDRKLVVSLKQAYILNLFQEHHQEYPGIGEVMIYKPRKGWGLVGDNSFACVDDEWLCASTIDEDIESAHSLRDYKKWERKLLENDNVLTYHDLQENPRDYIFRCDFFELKELIDIKPENGIYIKSSTEPFDDQMEINERKVRNWLKLFNLPLLNKCFHASGHANGPEILEMIREIHPDKLYPVHTTHKEKFLELADDGIEVIFPKKQEII comes from the coding sequence TTGACCAGTATTGATTTTTTCGGAGGCGTGGATGAAATTGGGGGGAATAAAATCAGGGTTAATGATGATAAGACCTCATTCTTCTTTGATTTTGGAATGGGATTTTCCCAAGCCAATGATTATTTGTCGGAGTTCCTGCAACCCCGCAAGGCCAATGGAATCTGTGACTTTATCGAGCTGGGCCTGTTACCCTACATTGAAGGAATTTATCGTGAAGACTACCTGCGGCATGTAGGTCTGCCCTACCCATCTGAACCATCGGTTGATGGAGTGCTGATTAGCCATTCCCACGTGGACCACGTGGCCTATGTACATCATCTCCGGGAAGATATTCCCATCTACCTCACCAATGAATCACACCTGATTTTAAAGGCACTGGAAGAAACTGGTGCTGCATCCTTCTCAGAATATCTCCATTTAAAAAAATCCTTTTACCTGGAGCCCAAAAAGCGTGGAGACGGTTACATGCGCTCCCGGGCCAACGTAGTTGACCGGGACATCCACGTAGTGAAACCCTACCAAAAATTTGAAATCGGGAATTTCAAGATTAAATCTGCCCCGGTTGACCATTCACTACCCGGCGCAACGGCATATATTGGTGAAAATGAGGAGGACACCATTGTATACACTGGAGACCTCCGTTTCCATGGAAGGCACCCGGAACTCACCAATAAATTCGTTAAAGAAGCTAAAAAATCCAATCCCACTATTATGATCAGTGAAGGGACTCGAATTGACAGCCAAACCAGTGTAAATGAGTTTGACATTGAAAAACGGGCAGTGGAATCCGTTAATCGGTGCCAAGGCCTGGTAGTTGTTAATTATCCTGTGCGGGATCTGGACCGGCTTTTAACCTTCTACAAAGTGGCCGAGGACACTGACCGAAAACTGGTGGTGAGCCTTAAACAGGCCTATATTCTGAACCTATTCCAGGAACACCACCAGGAGTATCCGGGTATAGGGGAGGTTATGATCTACAAACCCCGTAAAGGATGGGGTCTGGTGGGGGATAATAGTTTTGCCTGTGTGGATGATGAATGGCTGTGTGCCTCCACCATTGATGAGGACATTGAATCTGCACATTCTCTCCGGGATTATAAAAAGTGGGAAAGAAAACTACTGGAAAATGACAACGTTCTCACCTATCATGATCTACAGGAAAATCCACGGGATTACATATTTCGCTGTGATTTTTTTGAGTTAAAGGAACTTATTGATATAAAACCCGAGAATGGTATCTACATCAAGTCCAGTACAGAACCCTTTGATGATCAGATGGAAATAAATGAAAGGAAGGTGCGTAATTGGTTGAAGTTATTCAACTTGCCCCTCTTAAATAAATGCTTCCATGCATCTGGGCACGCCAACGGCCCGGAGATACTGGAAATGATTAGGGAGATACATCCTGATAAGTTATATCCGGTACACACTACCCACAAGGAGAAATTCCTCGAACTTGCCGATGATGGGATCGAGGTTATTTTTCCCAAAAAACAGGAAATCATATGA
- a CDS encoding 3'-5' exoribonuclease YhaM family protein has product MFKEEKDFIENLNSVRRISTSFVIASATVKKARNGKDYLEFSLTDKSGQITARMFPNRNAHEIYDTINEKCIYQINGVVDEFPRNSQNFSIKIDDLQALEEDNYQLDDFIRTSSKDREELLDEIKNTVEEMENIYLKNLLNSFFTDPEFTQEFCTAPSAKVYHHNYVGGLLEHSVEVLQICRTMCHIFPQLDQDLLYTGAILHDVGKLKAYDYDLISIDISNEGKLLDHLFISAEMVKEKINILDMDMPEELQTQVLHLILSHHGAVRNGWGSPVDPKTPEAIALHHADDLDAKVKGSIQK; this is encoded by the coding sequence ATGTTTAAAGAGGAAAAAGATTTCATTGAAAACTTGAACAGTGTTAGAAGAATCAGTACCTCATTTGTTATAGCCAGTGCCACAGTCAAAAAGGCGCGCAACGGTAAAGACTACCTTGAATTTAGTTTAACTGATAAAAGTGGTCAGATAACGGCGCGAATGTTTCCCAACCGCAATGCCCATGAGATCTACGATACAATTAATGAGAAATGCATTTACCAGATAAATGGAGTGGTAGATGAGTTTCCCCGTAACTCCCAGAATTTCAGCATAAAAATTGATGATCTGCAGGCCCTGGAAGAAGATAATTACCAGCTGGATGATTTCATCCGAACATCCAGTAAAGACCGGGAAGAACTTCTAGATGAGATTAAAAACACGGTGGAAGAAATGGAAAACATCTATCTTAAGAATCTACTTAATTCCTTTTTCACTGACCCCGAATTTACCCAGGAATTTTGCACCGCACCTTCGGCAAAAGTTTACCACCACAACTATGTAGGGGGTTTACTGGAGCACAGTGTAGAAGTACTGCAAATATGCAGAACTATGTGCCATATATTCCCTCAGCTGGACCAGGATCTCTTATATACCGGGGCAATACTCCATGACGTGGGTAAATTAAAGGCCTATGACTATGATCTCATCAGTATTGACATCTCCAACGAGGGAAAACTATTGGATCATCTATTCATCTCTGCAGAAATGGTTAAAGAGAAGATTAACATCTTAGATATGGATATGCCAGAAGAACTACAAACCCAAGTGTTACATCTAATACTGAGCCATCATGGCGCTGTTCGAAATGGATGGGGCTCACCAGTTGATCCCAAAACTCCCGAAGCAATTGCCTTGCATCATGCCGATGATTTAGATGCAAAGGTTAAGGGATCAATCCAAAAATAA